Genomic segment of Methanolobus mangrovi:
GATACCCCTGGACATCATGCATTCACTTCTCTGAGAAGCAGAGGAGGCGCACTTGCAGACCTTGCTATTGTGATCGTTGACATCAATGAAGGATTTATGCCTCAGACGATTGAAAGCCTTCACATACTTAAGAGGTTCAAGACTCCTTTTGTAGTTGTTGCAAACAAGATAGATAGGATACACGGCTGGAACCCAAATAAGAATTCATCTTTCCTTGCTTCGTATAACAAGCAGAGCGAACGTGTGAAGACCGATCTTGACAACAAATTCTACGATATTGTCGGTGAGCTTTACAATTTAGGATTCAATTCTGAAAGATTCGACAGGGTCGGCGATTTCCAGCGTAATATCGGAGTTATTCCGATCAGTGCGGTTACTGGTGAAGGTATTTCCGATGTGCTCATGATTCTTCTCGGACTTGCCCAGAAATTCCTTGAGGGAAGCTTGCATTATACTGCAAAAAGCCCGGGAATCGGGACAGTTCTTGAAGTAAAAGAAGAGAAAGGTCTGGGAACAACTATTGATACTATTCTTTATGATGGGACCATCAAAAAAGGTGACATTATAGTTGTGGGGAGCCTTGGCGATCCAATCCAGACAAAGATCAGGGCATTGCTGAAACCACGTCCGCTTTCTGAGATCAAGGCTGAAGAAAAATTCCAGCAGGTAGCTGAAGTCACAGCTGCAGTTGGTGTGAAGATATCAGCCCCGAATCTTGAAGGTGCACTTGCAGGAGCTCCTGTAAGGGTTGTAAGCCCGGAGACCATCGACGCTATTACTGCAGAAGTAAAAAGCGAGATCGCAGATGTCCAGATAGATACTGATTCTGTTGGTGTCACGATTAAAGCTGATACAATAGGTTCTCTTGAAGCTCTTGTAAATGAGCTCAGGAAAGAAGAGATACCTATAAGAAAAGCACATGTCGGTGATGTCAGCAACAGGGATATTGTGGAAGTTTCAGCAATTGAAGATCCATTCTATTCGGTCATTATCGGATTCAACGTGAAGGTTCTTCCTGATGCAAAAGAGAAGCTTCAGACCACTTCAGAAGTAACACTTTTCAGGAACGATGTGATATATCGCCTGATAGATGATTACAAGGACTGGGCCAAGAAGCAGAAGGAACTTGCGGAGAAAGAGATATCCGATACCATCATCAAACCCGGACGATTCAGAATAATGCCTGATTGTATATTCCGCCAGAGTAAACCGGCTGTGGTAGGCGTGAAGATCGTCAGCGGAGTTGTGAAGACTAACGTTGATGTTGTAAACACAGATGGTGAAGTCGTTGGTAAGGTAAAAGGTCTTCAGCTAAGGGGAGAGAACATCTCCGAGGCAAAGATTGGCATGGAAGTTGCAATGGCTCTTGAAGGACCAACCGTTGGAAGGCAAATAAAGGAAGAGGATACACTCTTTGTGAATGTCCCAGAAAGACACGCAAAGAGGATTGAACATGAAATTTACGACTCAATGACGGCAGATGAATTAGAGGCACTTGATGCATTTCTTGCAATCAAAAGAAGGGATAATCCTTTCTGGGCAAAATAATTCGAATGCATATTCATAAAGGCATAT
This window contains:
- the infB gene encoding translation initiation factor IF-2, with translation MAVNENLRTPIVSVMGHVDHGKTTLLDMIRGSAVAEGEAGAITQHIGATEVPIENIVTKCGDPSLKDRFIVPGLLFIDTPGHHAFTSLRSRGGALADLAIVIVDINEGFMPQTIESLHILKRFKTPFVVVANKIDRIHGWNPNKNSSFLASYNKQSERVKTDLDNKFYDIVGELYNLGFNSERFDRVGDFQRNIGVIPISAVTGEGISDVLMILLGLAQKFLEGSLHYTAKSPGIGTVLEVKEEKGLGTTIDTILYDGTIKKGDIIVVGSLGDPIQTKIRALLKPRPLSEIKAEEKFQQVAEVTAAVGVKISAPNLEGALAGAPVRVVSPETIDAITAEVKSEIADVQIDTDSVGVTIKADTIGSLEALVNELRKEEIPIRKAHVGDVSNRDIVEVSAIEDPFYSVIIGFNVKVLPDAKEKLQTTSEVTLFRNDVIYRLIDDYKDWAKKQKELAEKEISDTIIKPGRFRIMPDCIFRQSKPAVVGVKIVSGVVKTNVDVVNTDGEVVGKVKGLQLRGENISEAKIGMEVAMALEGPTVGRQIKEEDTLFVNVPERHAKRIEHEIYDSMTADELEALDAFLAIKRRDNPFWAK